In the Colletotrichum higginsianum IMI 349063 chromosome 7 map unlocalized unitig_7, whole genome shotgun sequence genome, one interval contains:
- a CDS encoding Branched-chain amino acid aminotransferase — MSPPVPDKNIDWSSLGLGLELPNRGHVEARFHLSTGKWTAPELVANPNIFISGMSPGLNYGQQCYEGLKAFRTAGGQISVFRPAFHAARLQRSAEAVSLPAPSQALFLAAVEKAVAANAHLVPPADTDAYLYIRPVLFGASAQLALAAPEESILAVYVHPIRPYHGTAALDGLVLEDFDRAAPRGVGGVKVGGNYAPVWRHAARAKELGYGITLHLDSATRTFVEEFSTSGFLGHRTDASGRSVLVVPQTENAIASATSDSMVRVAEREGWIIEKKELPFSSISDLDEVVAVGTAAAAVPIRTISRLSTNEKFTFNSAGGKLARLSSVISGIQRGTQEDTEQWGHPITKF; from the exons ATGTCTCCGCCTGTTCCAGACAAGAACATCG ACTGGTCGTcactcggcctcggcctcgaacTACCCAACCGCGGGCATGTCGAAGCCCGTTTCCACCTCTCAACCGGGAAGTGGACTGCCCCCGAGCTGGTCGCCAACCCCAACATCTTCATCAGCGGCATGAGCCCCGGCCTGAACTACGGACAGCAGTGCTACGAGGGCCTCAAGGCGTTCcgcaccgccggcggccagatCAGCGTCTTCCGCCCCGCGTTCCACGCAGCCCGTCTCCAACGgtccgccgaggccgtgtCCCTCCCGGCCCCCTCGCAGGCGCTGTTCCTCGCGGCCGTGGAGAAAGCGGTCGCGGCCAACGCCCACCTCGTCCCTCCCGCCGACACGGACGCCTACCTGTACATCCGCCCCGTGCTCTTCGGCGCCTCTGCGCAgctcgccctggccgccccCGAGGAGtccatcctcgccgtctaCGTGCACCCCATCCGCCCGTACCACGGcacggccgccctcgacggcctcgtgctcgaggactttgaccgcgccgcgccgaggggcgtgggcggcgtcaaggtcggcggGAACTACGCGCCCGTCTGGCGGCACGCGGCCAGGGCCAAGGAGCTGGGGTACGGCATCACGCTGCACCTCGACAGCGCGACCAGGACGTTTGTCGAGGAGTTCTCCACGAGCGGGTTCCTGGGGCACAGGACGGACGCAAGCGGGAGAAGCGTGCTGGTGGTCCCGCAGACGGAGAACGCCATTGCCAGCGCGACGAGCGACAGCATGGTGCGGGTTGCCGAGCGAGAGGGCTGGATCATCGAGAAGAAAGAG cttcccttttcttccatCTCTGATCTGGATGAGGTCGTGGCGGTTGGAACAGCGGCAGCCGCCGTTCCCATTCGGACCATCAGCCGGCTGTCCACGAACGAAAAGTTCACCTTCAACAGCGCTGGGGGGAAACTTGCGCGTCTCTCTTCCGTCATTTCTGGAATACAGCGGGGGACGCAAGAGGACACTGAGCAATGGGGGCACCCGATCACCAAGTTTTGA
- a CDS encoding Cytochrome P450 3A31 — MHEITRLLLAPAAVAVFYIFARATYLAFFHPYAKYPGPFLAKFTNAYAAYHGWKGDIHLDFWRCHEKYGDYVRYGPNQLTFNTAAGLRDIYGTGAATKFIKADAYTPLIHRAPNTLTIRGGKDHARRRRIMAQGVSEKAQRGYEHRIAGHIDKLCAAAFSDGGGDDGGRPKTLDMAKWCYYLSFDIMSDVVFGARYNLLEDERFRYVTESIDKSNTRMSALIQWPRLAALRIDKRFFREAIAARNRFIRFVSRVVRDRVLKGKTVSIDIGAQGSRDADVFANLASAKDPETGRGFDDAEIAAESTTLIVAGSDTSSTALSGLFFYLANNREAYATAAAEVRGKFASRKDVILGATLMSCTYLRACIDESLRMSPPVGSSLWREALPGGAVVVDSQTIPAGCDVGVPIYSVHHSNEYFTDPFEYRPERWLEDDGTGSVERARSVFNPFSIGTRSCLGKGLATTEIMLTMAKVLYDGDFEPVDGELGQVGRGRRDGVYGRHRVQEYQLWDFITAQKTGPILSFTARKDV; from the exons ATGCACGAAATCACCAGATTGTTGCTGGCGCCGGCTGCTGTCGCTGTCTTCTAC ATATTCGCCAGAGCAACGTATCTCGCATTCTTCCATCCATACGCAAAGTACCCAGGACCGTTCCTCGCCAAGTTCACCAACGCCTACGCCGCCTACCATGGCTGGAAGGGCGACATCCACCTCGACTTCTGGAGATGCCACGAGAAATACG GCGACTACGTCCGCTACGGACCCAACCAGCTCACCTTCAACACGGCAGCAGGCCTCAGAGACATCTACGGCACTGGCGCGGCCACCAAGTTCATCAAGGCCGACGCCTACACGCCGCTGATCCACCGAGCCCCCAACACTCTGACCATCCGCGGCGGCAAAGACCACGCCCGTCGCCGCAGGATCATGGCCCAGGGTGTGTCCGAGAAGGCCCAGCGCGGGTACGAGCACCGAATCGCCGGCCACATCGACAAGCTCTGCGCCGCCGCGTTCTCGGACGGCGGaggggacgacggcgggcggcCCAAGACGCTGGACATGGCCAAGTGGTGCTACTACCTGTCCTTCGACATCATGtccgacgtcgtcttcggcgcccGGTACAACCTGCTGGAGGACGAGCGCTTCCGCTACGTGACGGAGTCCATCGACAAGTCCAACACGCGCATGTCGGCGCTGATCCAGTGGCCGCGCCTCGCCGCGCTGCGGATCGACAAGCGCTTCTTccgcgaggccatcgccgcccgcAACCGCTTCATCAGGTTCGTCTCGCGCGTCGTGCGCGACCGCGTGCTCAAGGGCAAGACGGTGTCGATCGACATCGGCGCGCAGGGGAGCCGGGACGCCGACGTCTTCGCCAACCTCGCGTCGGCCAAGGACCCGGAGACCGGCCGCGggttcgacgacgccgagatcgccgccgagagTACGACGCTCATCGTCGCGGGCTCCGacacctcgtcgacggcgctcTCCGGCCTCTTCTTCTACCTGGCGAACAACAGGGAGGCCTAcgccacggccgcggcggAGGTCCGCGGCAAGTTCGCCTCCAGGAAGGACGTAATCCTGGGTGCCACGCTCATGTCTTGCACATACCTGCGCGCCTGCATCGACGAGTCGCTCCGCATGTCGCCGCCCGTGGGCTCCTCGCTGTGGAGGGAGGCCCTGccgggcggcgccgtcgtcgtggacTCCCAGACCATCCCGGCCGGCTGCGACGTCGGCGTGCCCATCTACTCGGTCCACCACAGCAACGAGTACTTCACGGATCCCTTCGAGTACAGGCCGGAGCGGTGgctggaggacgacggcacgGGCAGCGTCGAGCGCGCCCGCTCTGTCTTCAACCCGTTTTCCATCGGCACGCGCAGCTGCCTGGGCAAGGGGCTGGCGACTACGGAAATCATGCTCACGATGGCAAAGGTCCTGTACGATGGCGACTTCGAGCCCGTCGATGGCGAACTGGGCCAGGTTGGGCGCGGACGCCGCGACGGGGTGTACGGCCGGCATCGGGTTCAGGAGTACCAGCTGTGGGACTTTATCACGGCGCAGAAGACGGGTCCTATCCTCAGCTTCACGGCACGAAAGGATGTCTGA